A stretch of Paenibacillus peoriae DNA encodes these proteins:
- a CDS encoding TIGR02206 family membrane protein — MDRSWSGPWFDANAPEGFEAFSPSHGLAVLGLIVCALLLWLTRGWIRSNKPVSEGIRWLLITVLILSEVTLNIWYVMQHIWDVQTSLPLELCSVTLLLSILMLIFRSRWLYPIILFAGIGGALQAVLTPNLAYAFPHYRFIHFFVAHSAIILAALYMTWIEGLKPTWKSVGGAMLFLNGLALIVWIVDDALGANYMFLAGKPSTPSILDVLGPYPLYILAEEAIALLFFSLLMLLFEVLPGGRLYVRFRKGAVHGADRSTSKPL, encoded by the coding sequence ATGGATAGGTCGTGGTCAGGGCCTTGGTTTGATGCCAACGCGCCAGAAGGGTTCGAGGCTTTTTCTCCGTCACATGGGTTGGCTGTATTGGGACTCATTGTTTGCGCTTTGCTGCTGTGGCTGACTAGGGGATGGATTCGGTCGAACAAGCCTGTAAGTGAGGGAATTCGCTGGTTGTTAATTACAGTCCTCATTCTGTCAGAGGTGACTCTGAATATTTGGTATGTGATGCAGCATATTTGGGATGTCCAGACTTCATTGCCATTAGAACTGTGTAGTGTGACACTGCTGTTGTCTATCCTGATGCTCATTTTTCGAAGCCGCTGGTTATATCCGATCATCCTTTTTGCCGGAATTGGAGGGGCGCTCCAAGCAGTACTCACGCCTAATTTGGCATATGCCTTTCCGCATTATCGTTTTATCCATTTTTTCGTAGCTCATAGTGCTATTATTTTGGCAGCCTTGTATATGACCTGGATAGAAGGACTCAAACCGACATGGAAGAGTGTGGGGGGAGCTATGCTTTTTCTGAATGGCTTGGCGCTGATAGTGTGGATCGTAGACGATGCTCTCGGTGCTAACTACATGTTTCTAGCCGGAAAGCCGTCGACACCGTCGATATTGGATGTTTTGGGGCCATATCCTCTGTACATTCTGGCAGAAGAAGCCATTGCACTGCTGTTCTTTTCGCTTCTGATGCTGTTGTTCGAGGTGCTCCCGGGAGGCAGGCTGTATGTCCGCTTTCGCAAAGGAGCTGTGCATGGTGCTGATAGGTCGACATCAAAGCCGTTGTAA
- a CDS encoding SDR family oxidoreductase produces the protein MAEQRLQGKIAVVSGGGSGIGKATAIRFAEQGAKVVMLDRTPKHAEETQAIIEQAGGEALVLECDISKPDMIQQGFAKVVETYGKLDIVFANAGINGTMAPIETLELEEWDRTMNINLRGTFATVKYAVPYLKEHGGSIIITSSINGNRTFSGIGFSAYASTKAAQVAFMKMAALELARYKIRVNAICPGAIDTQIDNNTYPSEDLKKVEIPVEFPKGGEHPLEGAPGEPEQVANLVLFLASDESSHVSGTEIYVDGAESLLR, from the coding sequence ATGGCAGAGCAGAGATTGCAAGGAAAGATAGCAGTGGTCAGTGGTGGAGGTTCAGGAATCGGCAAGGCGACCGCGATCCGTTTTGCAGAACAAGGCGCCAAGGTGGTCATGCTGGATCGGACACCCAAGCATGCAGAGGAGACCCAAGCAATTATTGAGCAGGCTGGCGGTGAAGCACTTGTGCTGGAATGTGATATTTCCAAGCCGGATATGATTCAGCAGGGGTTCGCTAAAGTCGTGGAAACGTACGGAAAGCTGGATATCGTGTTCGCCAACGCAGGCATTAACGGCACCATGGCCCCTATCGAGACACTGGAGCTAGAGGAATGGGACCGCACGATGAACATTAATCTTCGCGGCACCTTTGCTACCGTTAAATATGCCGTCCCTTACCTGAAAGAACACGGCGGCAGCATTATCATTACCAGCTCCATCAACGGTAATCGCACCTTTTCGGGTATTGGATTCTCAGCCTACGCCTCCACCAAAGCAGCTCAGGTTGCGTTTATGAAAATGGCAGCGCTGGAGCTGGCACGTTACAAAATTCGGGTCAACGCGATATGCCCGGGAGCCATCGACACGCAAATTGATAATAACACGTACCCTTCGGAAGACTTGAAGAAGGTAGAAATTCCAGTCGAATTTCCGAAGGGCGGAGAGCATCCGCTAGAGGGTGCCCCTGGTGAACCAGAGCAGGTTGCCAATCTGGTCCTGTTTCTCGCCTCAGACGAGTCATCTCATGTATCGGGTACGGAAATTTATGTAGACGGAGCAGAATCACTACTGCGTTAA
- a CDS encoding N-acyl-D-glucosamine 2-epimerase: protein MSYNANDQPESTDAIALTGKVKPWALSGPSIQIDPLFPYYANRSRDSIADEIALAGYQTVHYFVVRENEVDGALVAAFQRRGIAVWAMVLGNGSFGVSQLPPEWKGWRMELLREPNDGFQRLSHFAQEYVEWKKKAAVRLVTDIPFDGFEVAEPYFPEWNGLRSGVYGDIGPHAQRAFRERSGEDIPDFRDKHARNYYLKVPKLYAQWVDLRVDAVNGLISELVNGAGGVRDVRPDICVATWSLAVSGRGDVPGQLREWQGLDAVAMIGCVAPDMHVLQTHWPDWMRRRLPPQYTHGYARIAQSIRAAYPGLPLGVQADIGSLARMVRDREWTRRFGAAALDGGYDAWTAYEYHLGGYMYDEPPKPLKAERSAEDEVVISFSKRIATPSVDELRIWSREDRAGTTRDLSRHLRKDSLTLLELVDAVADGNRLLLRIRNLPAGAFSLRLDGVQDTPELWLLKGRKVHRNLPEHEVKIP from the coding sequence TTGAGCTATAACGCAAATGACCAACCCGAATCGACAGACGCTATAGCACTGACCGGAAAAGTGAAACCGTGGGCACTGAGCGGCCCCAGTATTCAAATCGATCCGTTGTTTCCCTATTACGCGAACCGTTCGCGGGACAGTATAGCAGATGAGATCGCCCTTGCGGGCTACCAGACCGTTCATTATTTTGTCGTGCGTGAAAATGAAGTGGATGGAGCGCTTGTTGCTGCTTTTCAACGCAGAGGCATAGCGGTGTGGGCGATGGTGCTAGGCAACGGTTCTTTTGGCGTGTCCCAGCTGCCGCCGGAGTGGAAAGGATGGCGCATGGAGCTGCTGCGCGAACCGAACGACGGATTTCAGCGGCTTTCGCATTTTGCCCAGGAGTATGTGGAATGGAAAAAGAAAGCCGCTGTCCGGCTCGTCACCGACATTCCGTTCGACGGGTTCGAGGTGGCGGAGCCTTATTTCCCCGAATGGAACGGGCTGCGCAGTGGAGTGTACGGGGATATTGGGCCACATGCACAGCGCGCCTTTCGCGAGCGTAGCGGTGAGGACATTCCGGATTTTCGCGACAAGCATGCGCGGAATTATTACCTGAAGGTTCCGAAGCTGTACGCGCAGTGGGTTGATCTGCGTGTGGACGCCGTGAATGGCCTGATCAGCGAGCTGGTAAACGGTGCGGGTGGTGTGCGAGATGTCCGACCGGACATCTGTGTGGCGACATGGTCGCTTGCTGTGAGCGGACGCGGCGATGTCCCCGGCCAGCTACGGGAATGGCAGGGTCTTGACGCGGTAGCCATGATCGGGTGCGTAGCCCCGGATATGCACGTGCTCCAGACCCATTGGCCGGACTGGATGCGTCGCCGTCTGCCGCCGCAGTATACCCACGGCTACGCCCGCATCGCGCAGTCGATACGGGCCGCTTATCCGGGTCTGCCCCTCGGGGTGCAGGCGGATATCGGTTCTCTCGCGCGTATGGTTCGGGACCGTGAGTGGACGCGGCGGTTTGGCGCTGCCGCCTTGGATGGCGGGTACGACGCCTGGACCGCCTATGAATACCATTTGGGTGGTTACATGTACGATGAGCCGCCCAAACCGCTTAAGGCGGAACGATCAGCTGAAGATGAGGTGGTTATTTCTTTCAGCAAGCGGATTGCTACACCGTCTGTAGATGAGCTGCGTATATGGAGCCGGGAGGACAGAGCAGGTACAACACGTGACCTGAGCCGCCACCTAAGGAAGGATTCACTAACGTTGTTGGAGCTTGTGGATGCCGTAGCAGACGGAAACCGTCTATTGCTGCGTATACGCAATTTACCAGCGGGGGCGTTCAGCTTGCGCCTTGATGGTGTACAGGATACACCAGAGTTGTGGCTGCTTAAGGGGAGAAAGGTACATCGCAATCTGCCAGAGCATGAAGTGAAGATACCTTAA
- a CDS encoding MgtC/SapB family protein, which translates to MWDWDYLIRVMFAGLCGALIGYERKSRMKEAGIRTHFIVGIGAALMMVVSKYGFQDQAAWTNLSLDPSRIAAQVISGVGFIGAGMIFTQKNRIKGLTTAAGIWTTAGIGIAVGAGMYGLGAGVTLFILAAQSLLHSRFYQMATPSTRQVVVQVDNEPGVLNRIKELLEHKKLTIHSFHAERINNGEQLVIHMLLKLSRSEGVEELLSLLQEMEGIRSVEAKSN; encoded by the coding sequence ATGTGGGATTGGGATTATCTGATTCGGGTCATGTTCGCTGGCTTGTGCGGTGCGTTAATCGGCTATGAACGGAAGAGTCGGATGAAGGAGGCAGGCATTCGCACGCATTTCATTGTCGGTATTGGCGCAGCGCTCATGATGGTGGTATCCAAATATGGTTTCCAGGATCAAGCCGCCTGGACTAACCTGTCGCTGGACCCTTCCAGAATAGCAGCGCAGGTTATAAGTGGAGTCGGCTTTATCGGCGCAGGGATGATTTTCACACAAAAAAATAGAATCAAAGGATTGACCACTGCCGCAGGCATCTGGACTACCGCCGGAATCGGTATAGCCGTAGGTGCAGGAATGTATGGACTTGGTGCAGGTGTGACGCTGTTTATTTTAGCGGCTCAGTCCTTGCTCCATAGTCGGTTTTATCAGATGGCTACCCCGTCTACGCGACAAGTGGTTGTTCAGGTCGACAATGAACCGGGCGTACTGAATCGGATCAAAGAACTGTTGGAGCACAAGAAGCTGACCATTCACAGTTTTCACGCCGAGCGCATCAATAACGGTGAACAGTTGGTTATTCATATGCTTCTAAAGCTGTCCCGGTCAGAGGGAGTGGAGGAATTGCTGTCACTGCTGCAAGAGATGGAAGGTATTCGTTCAGTCGAGGCCAAGTCCAATTAG
- a CDS encoding peptidylprolyl isomerase, with product MNRKTIRPWYTLCLLAIMLVLVAGCGTKAADVEAASRTSTSTPAATKDKNKAVSHPIVTIVMNDGKKIKLELYPEVAPNTVNNFISLVQKGAYNGTIFHRVIPGFMIQGGDPQGNGTGGPGYSIKGEFKSNGVNNTLKHTRGVLSMARSADLDSAGSQFFIMVADADYLDGQYAAFGKVTSGLDVVDAIVNSKRDSNDKPIQPATMKKVTVDTLGKKYPAPVKVK from the coding sequence ATGAACCGAAAAACGATACGCCCATGGTACACGCTGTGCCTACTGGCCATCATGCTCGTGCTGGTTGCTGGATGCGGTACAAAAGCGGCCGATGTGGAAGCTGCCAGCCGGACAAGCACTTCAACTCCTGCTGCGACTAAAGACAAGAACAAGGCTGTTTCCCATCCGATTGTCACGATTGTCATGAATGATGGCAAGAAAATTAAGCTTGAGCTGTATCCGGAAGTAGCACCGAACACGGTTAACAATTTCATTTCTTTGGTACAAAAGGGAGCCTATAACGGCACCATTTTCCACCGTGTGATCCCAGGCTTTATGATTCAGGGTGGTGATCCGCAAGGTAACGGTACAGGTGGCCCCGGCTACAGTATCAAAGGCGAATTCAAGAGCAATGGTGTTAACAATACACTCAAACATACACGTGGCGTATTATCCATGGCCCGCTCAGCGGATCTGGATTCGGCCGGATCGCAATTTTTCATCATGGTTGCCGATGCGGACTACCTCGACGGTCAATATGCTGCTTTCGGTAAAGTAACGTCCGGGCTGGACGTGGTCGATGCTATCGTCAATTCCAAACGGGATAGCAATGACAAACCGATCCAACCGGCTACGATGAAAAAAGTAACTGTGGATACGCTGGGTAAAAAATATCCAGCTCCAGTCAAAGTAAAGTAA
- a CDS encoding YqkE family protein, which produces MAKKRNSSSPAPAPQDKPATLKDLLSQDVLNKLKAQANEAQAEQDKRKEDERQRAVEAKKAEQKKLDNNFEHLLNNSNLDWHKYK; this is translated from the coding sequence ATGGCTAAGAAAAGAAATTCGTCTTCCCCTGCTCCTGCGCCTCAGGACAAACCTGCTACGTTAAAGGATCTGTTGAGTCAGGATGTGCTGAATAAGCTTAAGGCTCAAGCCAATGAAGCCCAAGCAGAACAGGACAAGCGTAAAGAAGACGAACGGCAGCGTGCCGTCGAAGCAAAAAAAGCTGAACAGAAGAAGCTAGATAACAACTTTGAGCATCTGCTGAATAACAGCAATTTGGACTGGCACAAATACAAATAA
- a CDS encoding MFS transporter: MHLYWKRNLVILWIGVLFCSMAYSVSIPFLPIFLNTEMGVNDHLELWSGTAFGVTFLASALIAPFWGSLADKYGRKPMLIRSGFSLAVLYLICAFVTDPYVFVGVRLFQGLLSGFIPAAIALVGTGSPEEKTGYALGIMATAGATGSIIGPLIGGVVSHYYGNRNAFFFSAALVLVSALIATFGAREDSFKGTRTRSHVRDDIKEAIANRPLYFLLILAGLSTFSVMILEPLITVYVLEMGVDRSQASLSSGIVFSAVGIAAVLMAPRWGRIGGRTGFAHVLLIGLIGSGIGNILQFYVSNFVGFGALRFGYGLFYASVMPAINAMTVEVTKPEFRGRAFSLNQSATQLATMAGPLIGGMLGSWMPIRWIFVLNGGILLLAALLLWAKGKNVFPVSAKKNVTDQDIHSAG, from the coding sequence ATGCATCTATATTGGAAGCGAAACCTGGTCATTTTGTGGATTGGCGTGTTGTTTTGCAGCATGGCCTATTCCGTGTCTATTCCGTTTTTACCTATTTTTCTGAATACGGAAATGGGCGTAAATGATCATTTGGAACTGTGGTCGGGGACTGCCTTTGGAGTCACTTTTTTAGCCAGTGCGCTGATTGCCCCATTTTGGGGTTCGCTTGCAGATAAATATGGACGTAAGCCGATGCTGATTCGTTCAGGCTTTAGCCTGGCGGTGTTGTACCTGATATGTGCCTTTGTGACAGATCCATATGTGTTCGTAGGAGTACGACTGTTTCAAGGTCTTCTATCCGGGTTTATTCCTGCTGCGATTGCGCTGGTCGGAACGGGTTCGCCAGAAGAGAAAACGGGCTATGCGCTCGGTATAATGGCGACCGCTGGGGCGACAGGCAGCATTATAGGCCCGTTGATCGGTGGTGTAGTGAGCCATTATTATGGCAATCGGAATGCCTTTTTTTTCTCTGCAGCTCTTGTACTGGTATCTGCATTAATTGCGACCTTTGGCGCTAGAGAGGACAGCTTCAAGGGAACCCGTACCCGCTCGCATGTTCGTGATGATATCAAGGAGGCTATTGCTAACCGGCCATTGTATTTTTTGCTTATTTTGGCGGGATTAAGCACCTTTTCTGTTATGATACTGGAACCATTAATTACGGTATATGTGCTTGAGATGGGAGTTGACCGCAGCCAAGCGTCTCTAAGTTCCGGAATTGTATTCTCAGCCGTAGGTATTGCGGCCGTGCTGATGGCCCCCCGGTGGGGACGGATTGGAGGACGGACCGGATTTGCACACGTGCTGCTGATTGGGCTGATCGGTTCGGGAATCGGGAATATTCTACAATTTTATGTATCCAACTTCGTTGGTTTTGGTGCGCTTCGGTTTGGATATGGATTGTTTTATGCGTCCGTCATGCCTGCTATCAACGCAATGACTGTGGAGGTCACCAAGCCGGAGTTTCGCGGACGAGCCTTTAGCTTGAATCAATCAGCCACCCAACTCGCGACCATGGCGGGGCCGTTGATTGGCGGCATGCTTGGCAGCTGGATGCCAATCCGCTGGATCTTTGTGTTAAACGGTGGCATATTGCTGCTTGCAGCGTTGTTGCTATGGGCCAAGGGAAAAAACGTTTTTCCGGTTTCAGCCAAGAAGAACGTCACGGATCAGGATATTCATTCTGCCGGATAG
- a CDS encoding aspartyl-phosphate phosphatase Spo0E family protein has protein sequence MIRDDILRQQLENARQKLYILQAKHGFNHASVLRQSVIMDNLINQYNHLFYIKEKKPTA, from the coding sequence ATGATAAGAGACGACATTTTGCGTCAACAGCTTGAGAATGCTCGTCAAAAGCTGTATATTTTGCAAGCAAAACATGGTTTTAATCATGCCAGTGTGCTCAGACAGTCTGTAATTATGGATAACCTCATCAATCAATATAACCACCTTTTTTATATAAAAGAAAAAAAACCGACGGCATAA
- a CDS encoding DMT family transporter gives MNKVIAHHSESNRIYYGSTILALLIWSTSFIATKAAYTTFPPLTLGLSRFIIASVVLGIVLLIKKEHVKVKPKDLATISFSGVLGITLYFSMENIGVSLTTASNAALIVASYPAITSLLELILYKVKISKYKICGIALAMIGVYFLTSVGESSDSKNQLIGNLILIGTGFAWAFYTFMTRKVVDKYPPVTLSFYQTVAGSIFFIPLALLEKDRWQVPTTGSFMLLVYLGVFCSVIAFLLYNYGLIKLSPSSSVSLMNLVPIFGVLFSVLLLQETITWRQIIGGLVVIIGVLLSAHQTNRT, from the coding sequence TTGAACAAAGTCATAGCTCATCACAGCGAAAGCAACAGGATTTACTACGGTTCTACGATCCTGGCCCTATTGATCTGGAGTACATCGTTTATTGCCACCAAAGCAGCCTACACGACGTTCCCCCCGCTTACCTTGGGTCTATCCAGATTTATTATAGCTTCCGTAGTGCTAGGTATCGTTTTGCTGATTAAAAAAGAACATGTCAAAGTAAAGCCAAAGGATTTGGCTACGATTTCGTTTAGTGGTGTTTTGGGAATCACTTTATATTTTTCAATGGAGAATATAGGGGTTAGCCTGACTACCGCTTCCAACGCAGCATTGATTGTTGCATCATATCCCGCAATTACGTCGCTGCTTGAGCTTATTTTGTATAAAGTGAAAATATCCAAATATAAAATTTGCGGCATAGCACTGGCCATGATCGGGGTATATTTCTTGACTTCAGTTGGCGAAAGTTCGGATAGTAAGAATCAACTCATCGGAAATTTAATATTAATCGGGACGGGTTTTGCGTGGGCGTTTTACACTTTCATGACGCGTAAGGTTGTGGACAAATATCCACCCGTGACGTTATCTTTTTACCAAACCGTTGCAGGGAGTATCTTTTTTATACCGTTGGCTCTATTAGAAAAGGATCGTTGGCAGGTTCCAACAACAGGATCGTTTATGTTGTTAGTATATCTGGGTGTATTCTGCTCCGTTATCGCGTTTTTGCTTTATAATTACGGATTAATCAAGCTGTCACCGAGCAGTTCCGTTTCTCTGATGAATTTGGTTCCGATATTTGGAGTCTTATTTTCTGTGTTGCTTTTGCAAGAAACGATTACATGGCGCCAAATCATCGGCGGTTTGGTCGTTATTATCGGTGTTTTACTAAGTGCCCATCAAACAAACCGTACCTAA
- a CDS encoding TrmB family transcriptional regulator: protein MKPKPNILEILRDLNFSEYEAKAYVTLLESSPLSGYAVSLNSGVPRSKIYEVLSGMVNRGDIMVSQENTPLYVPLPPHELIAQRKRKAEQIFNVAQESLEQYTASFQNRENIWNISGYEAIINRINEGVKGAKHRILLEIWKEDAEVFRDALEQVAQQGIEVIIVAYGELNFDFATVYRHDMSEEITSEIGGRWIVLSIDDREVVAGILSLGDDSRAAWTLHPGLVMPITEVIIHDIYIMEILYEFREQLEEKFGPNLIHLRNKFAMGPNGKGYYIPLTEKSMKRV from the coding sequence ATGAAACCAAAACCAAATATATTAGAAATTCTACGGGATTTGAATTTTAGTGAATATGAAGCCAAGGCTTATGTGACCTTATTGGAAAGCTCTCCACTTTCGGGATACGCCGTTTCATTGAATTCCGGGGTTCCGAGATCCAAAATTTACGAGGTTTTGTCTGGGATGGTCAACCGTGGGGACATCATGGTCAGTCAAGAAAATACGCCTCTGTATGTGCCGCTTCCGCCACATGAATTGATTGCCCAGAGAAAACGCAAAGCAGAGCAGATTTTCAATGTGGCGCAAGAGAGTTTGGAGCAGTACACGGCATCATTTCAAAATAGAGAGAATATTTGGAATATTTCGGGGTATGAAGCCATTATCAATCGTATAAATGAAGGGGTAAAAGGAGCTAAACACCGAATTTTATTGGAAATTTGGAAAGAGGATGCCGAGGTGTTCCGAGATGCCTTAGAGCAAGTAGCCCAACAAGGAATTGAAGTGATCATTGTAGCGTATGGGGAGCTTAACTTTGATTTCGCTACTGTTTACCGCCATGATATGAGTGAAGAGATTACGTCCGAAATTGGGGGGCGGTGGATTGTACTTAGCATAGACGACCGGGAGGTCGTAGCTGGCATACTTTCACTAGGAGATGACAGCCGCGCTGCATGGACGTTGCATCCGGGTCTGGTGATGCCGATTACGGAAGTGATTATTCATGATATTTATATCATGGAAATCCTATATGAGTTCCGTGAACAATTAGAAGAGAAATTCGGCCCTAATCTAATCCATCTCCGCAATAAATTTGCTATGGGTCCGAATGGCAAAGGATATTATATTCCTTTGACTGAAAAAAGCATGAAACGTGTATAG
- a CDS encoding bifunctional 3-deoxy-7-phosphoheptulonate synthase/chorismate mutase → MSTNENSLELLREQLDATNLQLLELLSQRAELAGQLGKLKEAQGVPDFDPVREQQMLDKLIAANRGPFDDATIRQLFKNIFKASLNYQKEEHKKHLIVSRKNQPDSTIIKVKDTLVGGKASIMVAGPCSVESYQQTREVGAALKEAGVPILRGGAFKPRTSPYDFQGLGVEGLQILKRVGDEFGLATISEIVDPRHLEEAIQYIDIIQIGARNMHNFELLKAAGETRTPVLLKRGLAATMEEFLHAAEYIVSRGNTQVMLIERGIRTYEKWTRNTLDISAVPILKKESHLPVLVDVTHSTGRKDILAPCAKAALAAGADGIMVEVHPNPAVALSDAQQQLNIPEFHNFLSEVKESGLFKA, encoded by the coding sequence ATGTCTACAAATGAAAATTCTTTGGAGCTGCTGCGTGAACAACTCGATGCTACAAATTTGCAATTGCTGGAGCTGCTGTCCCAACGCGCTGAACTGGCCGGACAACTTGGAAAATTGAAGGAAGCTCAAGGGGTACCTGACTTTGATCCGGTACGTGAGCAACAAATGCTGGACAAGCTGATCGCGGCTAACCGTGGGCCTTTTGACGATGCTACGATTCGCCAACTGTTCAAAAATATTTTCAAGGCTTCTTTGAACTATCAAAAAGAAGAACACAAAAAACATCTGATCGTCAGCCGCAAAAATCAACCAGATAGCACAATTATTAAGGTTAAAGATACGCTGGTAGGCGGCAAAGCCTCCATCATGGTCGCAGGTCCATGCTCGGTGGAAAGCTACCAGCAAACTCGTGAAGTAGGTGCGGCTCTCAAGGAAGCCGGTGTGCCGATTCTTCGTGGTGGCGCGTTTAAACCACGTACGTCTCCGTACGATTTCCAAGGACTGGGTGTGGAAGGACTGCAAATTCTCAAACGTGTAGGTGATGAGTTCGGACTGGCTACAATCAGTGAAATCGTCGATCCAAGACATTTGGAGGAAGCGATCCAATACATCGACATTATTCAAATTGGTGCGCGTAACATGCACAACTTTGAATTGCTCAAAGCTGCGGGTGAAACAAGAACTCCGGTTCTGCTCAAACGCGGACTGGCTGCAACAATGGAAGAGTTCCTTCATGCTGCTGAATACATCGTTTCCCGTGGTAACACGCAAGTCATGCTGATTGAACGCGGTATCCGTACGTACGAAAAATGGACGCGTAACACGCTGGATATTTCCGCTGTTCCGATTTTGAAAAAGGAAAGTCATCTGCCTGTATTGGTGGACGTGACTCACTCGACAGGCCGTAAGGACATCCTGGCCCCTTGCGCCAAAGCTGCCCTGGCTGCTGGAGCCGACGGTATCATGGTGGAGGTCCATCCGAACCCGGCAGTCGCTTTGTCCGATGCTCAGCAACAGCTGAACATTCCTGAGTTCCACAACTTCCTATCTGAAGTCAAAGAATCCGGTTTATTCAAAGCGTAA